A stretch of Onychomys torridus chromosome 2, mOncTor1.1, whole genome shotgun sequence DNA encodes these proteins:
- the Usp48 gene encoding ubiquitin carboxyl-terminal hydrolase 48 isoform X4 — MAPRLQLEKAAWRWAETVRPEEVSQEHIETAYRIWLEPCIRGVCRRNCRGNPNCLVGIGEHIWLGEIDENSFHNIDDPNCERRKKNSFVGLTNLGATCYVNTFLQVWFLNLELRQALYLCPSTCSDYTMGDGVRGGKDYEPQTICEHLQYLFALLQNSNRRYIDPSGFVKALGLDTGQQQDAQEFSKLFMSLLEDTLSKQKNPDVRNIVQQQFCGEYAYVTVCNQCGRESKLLSKFYELELNIQGHKQLTDCISEFLKEEKLEGDNRYFCENCQSKQNATRKIRLLSLPCTLNLQLMRFVFDRQTGHKKKLNAYIGFSESLDMEPYVEHKGGPFVYELSAVLIHRGVSAYSGHYIAHVKDPQSGEWYKFNDEDIEKMEGKKLQLGIEEDLAEPSKSQTRKPKCGKGTHCSRNAYMLVYRLQTQEKNHTTVQVPAFLQELVDRDNSKFEEWCVEMAEMRRQSVDKGRAKHEEVKELYQRLPAGAGL, encoded by the exons TCCGAGGCGTGTGCAG aagaaactgcagaggaaatCCGAATTGCTTAGTTGGGATTGGTGAGCATATTTGGttaggagaaatagatgagaataGTTTTCATAACATTGATGACCCCAACtgtgagagaaggaaaaag AATTCGTTTGTGGGCCTGACTAACCTGGGAGCCACCTGTTATGTCAACACCTTTCTCCAGGTGTGGTTTCTCAACTTAGAGCTTCGACAGGCGCTGTACTTATGTCCAAGCACCTGTAGTGACTACACAATGGGAGACGGTGTCCGTGGAGGAAAAG ATTATGAGCCTCAGACAATTTGTGAGCATCTACAGTACTTGTTTGCTTTGCTGCAAAACAGTAACAGGCGATACATTGATCCCTCTGGATTTGTTAAGGCCTTGGGCTTGGATACTGGACAGCAGCAG GATGCCCAAGAGTTTTCCAAGCTCTTTATGTCGCTGTTGGAAGACACTTTGTCTAAACAGAAGAACCCAGATGTTCGGAACATCGTGCAACAGCAGTTCTGTGGGGAGTATGCCTATGTGACTGT ttGCAATCAGTGTGGCCGAGAGTCTAAGCTTTTATCAAAGTTCTATGAACTGGAGTTAAACATCCAAGGCCACAAGCAGTTAACGGACTGCATCTCTGAATTCCTGAAG GAAGAAAAATTAGAAGGAGACAATCGATACTTCTGTGAAAATTGTCAAAGCAAACAGAATGCTACAAGGAAAATTCGACTTCTAAGCCTCCCATGCACTCTCAACTTGCAGCTGATGCGATTTGTGTTTGACAG GCAAACCGGACACAAGAAGAAGCTCAATGCCTATATCGGCTTCTCAGAGAGTCTGGATATGGAGCCTTATGTGGAGCACAAAG GTGGGCCGTTTGTGTATGAACTCAGTGCAGTCCTTATCCACAGAGGAGTGAGTGCTTATTCTGGCCACTACATTGCCCACGTGAAAGATCCTCAGTCTGGAGAGTGGTATAAGTTCAATGATGAGGACATAGAGAAGATGGAGGGGAAGAAATTACAACTGGGAATTGAGGAAGATCTAG CAGAGCCTTCTAAATCCCAGACCCGCAAACCCAAGTGTGGCAAAGGAACTCACTGTTCTCGAAATGCCTACATGTTGGTTTATAGACTGCAAACCCAGGAAAAGAACCACACAACGGTTCAAGTCCCAG CCTTTCTTCAAGAGCTGGTAGATCGGGATAATTCCAAGTTTGaggagtggtgtgttgaaatggCCGAGATGCGCAGGCAGAGCGTGGACAAAGGCAGAGCGAAACACGAGGAGGTGAAGGAGCTGTACCAAAGGTTGCCTGCTGGAGCTGGTCTGTGA